tatatcttggtcatctttccttccagttctctgctgccaatgactggaacgaactgcaaacatctctgaagctgtcgactcttacctccctcactagctttaacctcttggaactccccatcccggatccgggatcgtgactaaagcctcaggctcattagcataacgcaacgttaacgatttctgaaaatcgcaaataaaatgaaaataatgcgtctgctctcaagcttagccttttcttaacaacactgtcatctcagattttcaaaatatgcttttgaaccatagaaattgactaatttgtgtgagagtatgcaaagctagcatagcattttgagtagcatttagcacgcaacattttcacaaaaaccagataaccaaataaataaaatcatttacctttgaagagcttctgatgttttcaatgaggagactctcagttacataccaaatgcgcagtttttcctgaaagcgtctgtgtgtaggagaaatcgttccgttttctacattgcgtctggctaccgaaacgaaccgaaaattcagtcacctacaacgtaaaactttttccgaattaactacataatatcgaccgaaacatggcaaacgttgtttggaatcaatcctcaaggtgttttttcacatatctcttcattgatatgcagttcgtggaagcttgctttcctctctgtatcccatggaaaaatactggcagctggcttttgcgcaccaatttcggcgcaggacaccgggcggacacctggtaaatgtggtctcttatggtcaatcttccaatgatctgcctacaaatacgtcacaatgctgcagacaccttggggaaacgacagaaagggcaggctcattcctctcgcattcacagccatataaggagacacgGAAAACAGAGTACCAAAATCCTGCctatttcctggatgccgtctcatcttggttttgcctgaagctcacgttctagggcacgcacagaaaatatcttggtagttctggacatcACAGAGTGtttttcgaaagctatcaattatatgcatagtcgagcatcttttcgcgtgacaaaatatcttgtttaaaacgggaacgtttttcatccaaaatgaacagcgcccccagagcatcaattaagcaccagctgtcagagcagtcacagatcactgcacctgtacatagcccatctgtgtTCAGCCcacctccctcatccccatactgtatttatttatttatcttgctcctttgcaccccagtatctctacttgcacattcatcttctgcacatctaccatcccagtgtttaattgctatattgtaatgacttcgccaccatggcctattcatTTCCGtaaacttacctcatttgcactcactgtatatagacttttagttttcttttgttctactgtattattgactatgttttgtttattccatgtgtaactctgtgttgttgtatgtgttgaactgctatgctttatcttggccatgtcgcagaTGCAATGAGAGCTTGttctagcctacctggttcaataaaggtggaATAAATCAAATGAAAATGTCACCTTTTTTTTTTTCACCGTTGAGAAATGAAGCACTTCATGTGtctagtccccccatttgaagaagTCATACGTATTCTGACCAATTAACTTAAAGTGTATTCAAGTAGtaaaaagtttagtatttggttccAAACTATTTGAAgtattgcagtgtgtgtgtgtgtgtgtgtgtgtgtgtttgtgtctgtcgagtgtgtgtgtgtgtgtgtgtgtccagtgtgtgtgtccagtgtgtgtgctttgtggttgtgtcttgtgagtgtgtgtccagtgtgtgtgagtgtccagtgtgtgtgtgtgtccagtgtttgtccagtctgtgtgtgtccaatgtgtgtgtgtgtgtccaatgtcCATTGCGTGTCCAGTTTGTATCCAGTTTGTATCCAGTGTGTGTCCATTgtttgtgtgtttagtgtgtgtgtgtgtgtccagtgtgtgtgtgattgtgtgtccagggtgtgtgtgtccagtgtgtgtgtgtgtgtgtgtgtgtgtgtgtgtgtgtgtgtgtgttgtttgcgtGTGTCCAGTTTTTTTGGTAgggtaatgtctgtgtgtgtgtgcagtgtgtgtgtgtgtgtccagtgtgtgtgtgtccagtgtgtatgtttccagtgttttgtgtttgtgtgtcctgtgtgtgtttctgtgtcctctgtgtgtgtggttttttCAATGTGTTTATGTgtctagtgtatgtgtgtgtgtgtgtgtgttcagtacgtgtgtgtgtgtgtgtgtccagggcgtgagtgtgtctgtgtccagcgcgtgagtgtgtgggtgtgtgtccagtatgtgtgtccagtgtgtgtgtccagtgtgtttctagtgtgtgtgtgtgtgtccagtgtttgtgtgtgtgtgtgtccactgtgtgtgtgtgttttcagtgtgttttttgtgtctagtgtgtatgtgtctggtgtgtgtatgtgtctggtgtgtatgtgtccagtgtgtgtgtgtccagtggttTGTGCGTGTgaagtgtgtgtacagtgtgtgtgtgtgtttgtgtctggggTATGTGGAGTTtgtccagtgagtgagtgtgtgtgtgtgtgtccagtgtgtgtgtgtgtgtgtgtgtccagtgtttttgtgtgtgtccagtgtgtgtgtacccagtgtgtgtgtatccagtgtgtgtgtttatgtccagtgtgtgcgtgtgcataccCAGcggacactctctctctctctctctctctcacacacacacacacacacacacacacacacacacacacacacacacacacacacacacacacacacacacacacacacacacacacacacacacacacacacacacagacactcacaaatacacacactggacactaacaGGTCCAATTGAGTTACAGAggtgacagtatataatgtcaccttttatttgagtgtcgttttcatacatatctgtttcacCCTTTGGAAATGTATTTAATGCCCTTTACGTATTTAGTCCCCCCAGTTGAAGAAGTCATCAGTATTCTGACCAATCTAATTATATTAAAATAGTCAAAAGATTTGTATTTAGTTCCATGTTCCTTGCACACAATGAATACATCAAGCTTGATTTGGTTGTGCTTTTTGGTTATGTTTTGCACAATAGTAATTGTTACTATTATTAAATTAATCCTGATGATGCCATGATTAAGAAAGatcatgaatgaatcatgaataacaATTAGTGAGATAGTTACAGTGAACAACAAAACATGCCAAACTCTCACCATTAACATCAAATTAAAGGTGACCTTCTTTACCTGAAACATGcaatctcaaatccaaaatgctgagCATAGCCCAAATTCAAAACtgaagcttcactgtccaaacacatatgatgtggactatgtgcctggtaaacacatgtgatcTGGTGAACAGTTCTCACTTGTTGAGAAACAACaagaatactgacctcagagtctccagtttacatggggattccccagtccagtagagagcagcttcactcctgaatccttcaggtcattgttactcaggtccagctctctcaggagtgaggggtttgacctcagagctgagaccagagaagcacagctcTCTCCTTCTGtgactccacagcctgacagTCTGACAGAGAGATCATCATGATTTCACAAAACACTGTTCATTTAACACCAGCAGTGTAGAAGGACAATGGTAGATGCATTTTGGTTTATTCTCTCAAAACAACATATAGATTCATCTTCCGCCTCCTAGAATATTGTTATACTAATGTCATTGGTCATATTGTGGTCATATTGTTATACAAATATGAACAGCAATGCACTCATTCAATGTGTTATTCAGTAATACATTTTTTTCTCTAAAACTGAATAGTTCTTCCAGACCATTAGCACTTAAATGTATTTCTTGATGTACTTCATACAGAGCAGCTCTGAGGCTTTACCTactggcagcagcctcagaagaccttcctctgatctggagtatttcttcaggtcaaacacatccagctccttttctgaagtcagcaacacaaagaccagagctgaCCACTGTGCAGGTGAGAGTTTGGCTTCTGACAGACTTCCTGATCTCAGGTAGCTttggatctcctccactagagaacggtcattcagttcattcagacagtggaacagattgatgcacctctctggagagggattctccctgatcttctccttgatgtacttgactgtttcttcgtggctctgtgagctgcttcttgtctttgtcagtagacctcgtaagtgcttctgattggactccagtgagagGCCCAGAAGGAAGCGGAGGAAAAGGTCCAGGTTTCCTGTCTCACTTTGTAAGGCTTTATCAACAGCACTCTTGTAGACAGTAGCTTTACTCTTGTGTCTGATCAACAAAGAAAAGTTCCTAGACGTTGATTGAGGATTCGCCATTAAATCTTCATTATTGTTGATGAATGAGAGGAACACATATACAGCAgccagaaactcctgaatgctcagatgCACGAAGCAGTACACCTTGTCCTGGTACAGACCACGTTCCTCTTTCAAGATCTGTGTGCACAATCCTGAGTACACTGAGGCTTCCTTGACATCAATGCCAGCCTCTTTCAGGTCTCCTTCATAGAAAATCAGATTGCCCTTCACAAGCTGTTGAAAAGCCAGTTTTCCCAGTGACAGAATGCTCTCTTTACTGAGGGGAGGACCTGTCACTTCTTTCCCAAGATACTTTTCATTCTTCTGTTTGGTATGAAACACCAcaaggtgtgtgtacatctcagtcagagtcttTGGCACCTCTTCTCTCTTATGTTTCAGTATGTGTTCAAGGACTGTTGCAGAAATCCAACAAAAgactggaatgtggcacatgatgtggaggctccttgatgtctttatgtgtgagatgattctgctggccaggtcctcatcactgaatctcttcctgaagtactcctccttctgtgggtcattgaaccctcgtaTCTCTGTCACCTGGTCAACACACCCTGAAGGGATCTGATTGGCTGCTGCAGGTCGTGCAGttatccagaggagagcagagggaaggagattTCCCTTGATGAGATTTGTCAGCAGAACATCCACTGAGGTTGACTTGGTGACGTCACAACAgatcttgttcttctggaagtctaggggcagtcggcactcatccagaccatcaaagatgaacagaactttgTACTTGTCGTAGTTGGAGATTCTTGATTTTCTGGTTTCTATTGAGAAATGATTTAGAAGTTCAATCAAAGTGTGTTCTTCCCATTTCATCAAATTCAGCTCCCGAAAAgggaatgaaaatacaaattggacatcctgatttgcttttccttcagtccagtccagaatgaacttctgcacagagactgtttttccaatgccagcgactccctttgtcagcacagttctgataggtttgtcttgtccagttaagggtttgaagatatcgttacatttgattgcagtctctggtcttgcttgtttcctggttgttgtctcaatctgtctcagctcatgttcattattgacctctcctgttccaccctctgtgatgtagagctctgtgtagatcttattgagaagtgttgggtttccttGTTTAGCGATCCCCTCAAATACACATTGAAACTTCTTCTTTAGATTAGATTTGAGTTCACGTTGGCAAATCACCGCAAGCTCATCTGAATGAAGAAATAACACAGAGGATATTAATATTATGTATGTTTTATTGCCTACAGTATTGTAGGAATGTGGTATACAGTTCTACATTAATGTATTCTCTTAACCacctgtgtatctctctctctctctctctctctctctctctctgtctgtctctgtctctctatgtctctcccttctctgtctctgtctctgtctgtctctgcctctgtctctctcttctctgtctctgtgtgtctctgtctctctctgtctctctcttctgtctctctctgtctctctcttctctgtctctgtgtgtctctgtctctctctgtttctctcttctctgtctcggtctctcccttctctgtctcggactctctctctctgtctccgactctctcttctctgtctcggtctctctcttctctgtctcggtctctctcttctctgtctcggtctctctcttctctgtctctgtctctctctctctgtctctctcttctctgtctctgtctctctcttctctgtctctctcttctctgtctctctcttctctgtctctcttctctgtctctctcttctctgtctcggcctctctcttctctgtctcggtctctctcttctctgtctcggtctctctcttctcggtctctctcttctcggctctctcttctctgtctcggtctctctctctctgtctctctctctctctctgtctcggtctctctcttctctgtctcggtctctctcttctcggtctctctcttctcggtctctctctctctgtcttggtctctctctctctgtctctgtctctctcttctctgtctttcttctctgtctctgtctgtctctgtcttctctgtctctctctctctctgtcttggtctgtctctctcttctctgtctcggtctctctcttctcgtctctctcctctctgtctctctcttctctcgtctctctcttctctgtctctctcttctctgtctcgtctctctcttctctgtctcggtctctctctctctgtctcggtctctctctctcggtctctctcttctcggcctctctcttctctgtctcggtctctctctctctctgtctctctcttctctgtctcggcctctctctctctgtctcggtctctctcttctctctcggtctctctcttctcggtctctctctctcggtctctctcttctctgtctctgtctctctcttctctgtctgtcttctctgtctctgtctgtctctgtcttctctgtccctctcatctctctcttctctgtcttggtctgtctctcagtcttctcgtctcggtctctctcttctccgtcctcatcctctctgtctctctcttcttgtctctcatcgttctctcggtctctctcttctctgtctcagtcctctctctctctctgtctcggtctctcatcgttctgtctcggtctctctcttccctgtctctcttctctgtctctctttctctgtctctcttctctgtctctcttctctgtctctctcatctctgtctctctctttctctgtctctcagtcgttctctggctctctcttctctgtctcggtcctctctcttctctgtctctgtctctctctgtctctgtctctgtctctctcttctctgtctctctctctctctgtctctgtctctctcttctctgtctctctcttctctgtctctgtctctctcttctctgtctctctcttctctgtctctctttctctgtctctctcttctctgtctctctcttctctgtctcggcctctctctctgtctcggtctctctcttctctgtctcggtctctctcttctcggtctctctcttctcggcctctctcttctctgtctcggtctctctcttctctgtctctctcttctctgtctctctcttctctgtctcggcctctctctctctgtctcggtctctctcttcctcggtctctctcttctcggtctctctctctctgtcttggtctctctcttctctgtctctcgtctctctcttctctgtctgtcttctctgtctctgtctgtctctgtcttctctgtctctgtctctctctcttctctgtcttggtctgtctctctcttctctgtctctctctctgtctctctctgtctctctctctgtctctctctcttctctgtctctctcttctctgttctctcgtctctgtctcggtctctctcttctcgtctcggtctctctctctctgtctcggtctctctcttctcggtctctctcttcctcggcctctctctctctgtctctgtctctctcttctctgtctctctcttctctgtctctctctctctctctctctctctctctctctctctctgtctcttggtctgtctctctctgtctctctctgtcttctgtctgtctcttctgtctctctcttctctgccctctttctctctgtctgtctgtcttctctgtcccctgtctgtctctctctctcttattcctggCTCTATTCTCTCGGCcttagccccctgtctctctgtctctctctgtctgtctctctctctctctctctctctctctctctctctctctctctctctctctctctctctgtctctctctctctcttgtctctctctcttctgtctcggtctctctcttctctgtctcagtctctctctctctgtctcggtctctctctctctgtctcggtctctctctttctctgtctctcttctctgctctcttctctgtctctcttctctgtctctcttctctgtctctcttctcgcctctcttctctgtctctctcttctctgtctctctctgctctctctcggtctctctcttctctgtctctgtctctctctctctctgtctctctcttctctgtctctctctctctgtctctctcttctcggtctctgtctctctcttctcgtctcgtctctcgttctgtctcggtttctctcttctctgctctctctctctcttctctgtctctctcttctctctgtctctcacttctctgtctctcacttctctgtctctctctctctctttctctgtctctctcttctctgtctctctctctctctctctctctctctctctctgtctcggtttctctctgtctctgtctctctctctctctctctcgtctctctctctgtctctctcttctctgtcgctgtctctgtctctctcttctctgtcactgtctgtctctctctctctgtcactgtctgtctctctcttctctgtctctgtctgtccctctctctctctgtctctgtctgtctctctattcaattcaattcaattcaaggggctttattggcatgggaaacatgtgttaacattgccaaagcaagtaaggtaaacaatacaaattaacagtagacatcacacatacagaagtttcaaaacaataaagacattacaaatgtcatattatatatatatatatatacagtgtttttacaaggtacaaatggtaaaggacacaagataaaataaataagcatagatatgggttgtatttacaatggtgtttgttcctcactggttgcccttttctcgtggcaacaggtcccaaatcttgctgctctgatggcacactgtggaatttcacccagtagatatgggagtttatcaaaattggatttgttttcgaattctttgtggatctgagtaatctgaggaaatatgtctctctaatatggtcatacattgggcaggaggttaggaagtgcagctcagtttccacctcattttgtgggcagtgagcacatagcctgtcttctcttgagagccatgtctgcctacggcggcctttctcaatagcaaggctatgctcgctgagtctgtacatagtcaaagctttccttaattttgggtcagtcacagtggtcaggtatcctgccgctgtgtactctctgtgtagggccaaatagcattctagtttgctctgtttttttgttaattctttccaatgtgtcaagtaattatctttttgttttctcatgatttggttgggtctaattgtgctgctgtcatggggctctgtagggtgtgtttgtgaacagagccccaggaccagcttgcttagggactcttctacaggttcatctctctgtaggtgatggctttgttgtggaaggtttgggaatcgcttccttttaggtggttatagaatttaacagctcttttctggattttgatcatt
Above is a window of Oncorhynchus masou masou isolate Uvic2021 unplaced genomic scaffold, UVic_Omas_1.1 unplaced_scaffold_2948, whole genome shotgun sequence DNA encoding:
- the LOC135534048 gene encoding protein NLRC3-like, translating into MFKRILSPELPQGFESQKQEVVDAEDEKQESSAREGALKITLHILRKMNQKELADTLEKNELAVICQRELKSNLKKKFQCVFEGIAKQGNPTLLNKIYTELYITEGGTGEVNNEHELRQIETTTRKQARPETAIKCNDIFKPLTGQDKPIRTVLTKGVAGIGKTVSVQKFILDWTEGKANQDVQFVFSFPFRELNLMKWEEHTLIELLNHFSIETRKSRISNYDKYKVLFIFDGLDECRLPLDFQKNKICCDVTKSTSVDVLLTNLIKGNLLPSALLWITARPAAANQIPSGCVDQVTEIRGFNDPQKEEYFRKRFSDEDLASRIISHIKTSRSLHIMCHIPVFCWISATVLEHILKHKREEVPKTLTEMYTHLVVFHTKQKNEKYLGKEVTGPPLSKESILSLGKLAFQQLVKGNLIFYEGDLKEAGIDVKEASVYSGLCTQILKEERGLYQDKVYCFVHLSIQEFLAAVYVFLSFINNNEDLMANPQSTSRNFSLLIRHKSKATVYKSAVDKALQSETGNLDLFLRFLLGLSLESNQKHLRGLLTKTRSSSQSHEETVKYIKEKIRENPSPERCINLFHCLNELNDRSLVEEIQSYLRSGSLSEAKLSPAQWSALVFVLLTSEKELDVFDLKKYSRSEEGLLRLLPVGKASELLCMKYIKKYI